From the genome of Bacteroidales bacterium, one region includes:
- a CDS encoding class II aldolase/adducin family protein has product MAEIYTGTKFFYIQKMKRISLHPHIVLLKKWCGIFNRYDFAPLYPGGSSGNLSFRTKLNSDVFIITAGRTALNHSMLHTDFSEVISCNINKNTVVANGLKAPSSETLMHGLIYKNRSDINAVFHGHSKHIMKRAKENGFPETKTELPYGTIELAEDTLNTLKKYNFVILKNHGFISVGKTQEEAGTFVLSLLSNK; this is encoded by the coding sequence ATGGCAGAAATTTATACCGGAACTAAGTTTTTTTATATTCAGAAAATGAAACGGATTTCGTTGCATCCTCATATCGTGCTGTTAAAAAAATGGTGCGGTATATTTAACAGATATGATTTTGCTCCTCTTTATCCCGGGGGCTCTTCGGGTAATTTAAGTTTCAGAACAAAACTGAATTCCGATGTTTTTATTATAACTGCCGGTAGAACAGCGTTAAATCATTCTATGTTACATACTGATTTTTCTGAGGTTATTTCCTGTAATATTAACAAAAATACAGTTGTTGCAAACGGTTTAAAAGCACCGTCTTCCGAAACTTTAATGCATGGTTTAATTTATAAAAACAGATCGGATATTAATGCTGTTTTTCACGGACATTCAAAGCATATTATGAAACGAGCAAAAGAAAACGGTTTTCCCGAAACAAAAACAGAATTACCCTACGGCACAATTGAATTAGCCGAAGATACTTTGAATACGTTAAAAAAATATAACTTTGTAATCTTAAAAAATCACGGATTTATTTCTGTAGGGAAAACACAGGAAGAAGCCGGAACATTTGTATTAAGTTTATTATCAAATAAATAA
- a CDS encoding VWA domain-containing protein gives MTYAHPQYLWFLLRLIPLLLWYILKKRKSQASIRFSSTEVFKTYKKPLRQYLRHVLFLIRMIIIVLLIIILARPQTEKTNEKVTEGIDIVIALDISGSMLAQDFKPNRLEASKDIAVEFITKQEFDRIGLVVFSGESFTQCPVTLDHAVLINMFKDIKQGLIEDGTAIGYGLATAVNNLKDSKSKSKIVILLTDGENNAGNIDPMTAADLAAKFGIKVYTVGVGKNGFADMPVQTIFGQQLQQVEVKIDEETLKTISKKTDGRYFRATDNNSLKLIYEEINKLEKDKIKEKLEKYRDEEFMKFLFPALLLLISEMLLRLFVFRNIP, from the coding sequence ATGACCTATGCACATCCGCAATATTTATGGTTTTTACTCAGATTAATACCTTTATTATTATGGTATATCCTAAAAAAAAGAAAATCTCAAGCAAGTATTCGGTTTTCTTCAACGGAAGTTTTTAAAACGTATAAAAAACCTTTACGTCAATATTTACGTCATGTTTTATTTTTGATACGAATGATTATTATTGTATTATTAATCATTATTTTGGCTCGTCCTCAAACAGAAAAAACAAATGAAAAAGTAACAGAAGGAATTGATATAGTCATTGCTTTGGATATTTCGGGAAGTATGTTGGCTCAGGATTTTAAACCGAATCGTTTGGAAGCATCAAAAGATATAGCGGTTGAATTTATCACGAAACAAGAGTTTGACCGTATCGGTTTGGTAGTTTTCAGCGGAGAAAGTTTTACACAATGCCCCGTAACCCTTGATCATGCCGTTTTAATTAATATGTTTAAAGATATTAAGCAAGGTTTAATTGAAGACGGAACAGCAATCGGCTACGGACTGGCAACAGCAGTTAATAATTTAAAAGACAGCAAATCAAAAAGCAAAATTGTGATTCTGTTAACCGACGGTGAAAATAATGCCGGCAACATTGACCCGATGACCGCAGCCGATTTAGCAGCCAAGTTCGGTATTAAAGTGTATACAGTCGGTGTCGGGAAAAATGGTTTTGCTGACATGCCTGTCCAAACCATTTTTGGGCAGCAATTGCAACAGGTTGAAGTTAAGATTGATGAGGAAACACTCAAAACAATTTCTAAAAAGACGGACGGGAGATATTTTAGAGCAACGGATAATAATTCATTAAAACTGATTTATGAAGAAATTAATAAACTTGAAAAAGATAAAATAAAGGAAAAGCTTGAAAAATACAGAGATGAAGAATTTATGAAATTCTTATTTCCGGCTTTATTATTATTAATTTCAGAAATGCTGTTAAGACTTTTTGTATTTAGAAATATTCCGTAA
- a CDS encoding VWA domain-containing protein, with product MNLFQFKNPENLWLIIIIPLIIGLYIFAQYLKNKQIKQLGNKDLVLKLTPDFSKYRIIFKFTVLLFAVFFIIIALARPQSVSKVKTDAGKNREIIIALDVSNSMLAEDIKPNRLGRAKQMISDIFHNNPADRIGLIVFAGDAFVQIPVTSSFASVDVFLSSIDTETVPVQGTNITKAIEMSVAMFDETENSEKLILILTDGENHEQKAIEAAKKAHEKGIIISTVGVGKKFAVPIPDRNTGNYKKDKNNKVVLTKLNNLILTQIANAGGGKYFETGNFFTDIEKIQKQIDGLGKTNGKTEIEEYADLFPYFIFIALILLVLEFIFLERRNHKLSNLSIFK from the coding sequence ATGAATTTGTTTCAATTTAAAAATCCTGAAAATTTATGGCTCATAATCATTATTCCGCTGATAATCGGATTATATATTTTTGCTCAATATTTAAAAAACAAACAAATTAAACAATTAGGAAACAAAGATTTAGTTCTGAAATTAACTCCTGATTTCTCAAAATATCGTATTATCTTTAAATTTACTGTATTACTGTTTGCTGTTTTTTTTATAATTATTGCTTTAGCACGTCCGCAATCAGTCAGTAAAGTAAAAACCGATGCCGGAAAGAACCGAGAAATAATAATAGCCCTTGATGTTTCAAACAGTATGTTGGCAGAAGATATAAAACCAAACAGGCTCGGAAGAGCAAAGCAAATGATATCAGATATTTTTCATAATAACCCGGCTGACAGAATCGGCTTAATTGTATTTGCGGGCGATGCTTTTGTTCAAATTCCGGTTACTTCAAGCTTTGCTTCGGTTGATGTATTTTTGTCTTCGATTGATACAGAAACAGTTCCCGTACAAGGAACTAACATCACAAAAGCCATAGAAATGTCAGTAGCAATGTTTGATGAAACAGAAAACAGTGAAAAGCTGATATTAATATTGACCGACGGAGAAAATCATGAACAAAAAGCCATTGAGGCTGCAAAAAAAGCACATGAAAAAGGAATAATTATTTCAACCGTAGGTGTAGGTAAAAAATTTGCAGTTCCTATTCCCGACAGAAATACCGGTAATTATAAGAAAGACAAAAACAATAAAGTAGTTCTTACAAAATTAAATAACCTTATTCTTACACAAATTGCTAATGCCGGAGGCGGTAAATATTTTGAAACCGGAAATTTCTTTACAGACATTGAAAAAATTCAAAAACAAATAGACGGACTTGGAAAAACAAACGGAAAAACTGAAATAGAAGAATATGCAGACCTTTTTCCGTATTTTATTTTTATAGCATTAATTCTCTTGGTTTTAGAATTTATATTTCTTGAGCGCAGAAATCATAAATTGTCGAATTTGAGTATTTTTAAATAG
- a CDS encoding tetratricopeptide repeat protein, with amino-acid sequence MTVIPRIMRTISRQLFLILFGLLFSVSIYSQNKIDSLKNVLNSEISDTSKISTLKALSTVFLKINKDTAVYYALKAYALAVKTKVIDIVASAACNLADVYYYKDELNYAINYYKIAAEYEKKIHGEISDEYAARLGDIGYCFFKLGIYDISVSYFEKSLEIVRKTKNLDEVYTNINNIGLVYHTWGEYDKAIIALSEVLEFDLKQNNYINISSSYNNIGKIYETWGIYKQATDYYTKALDYSKKTNNLSQIAVRYSNLGMVSFKLGNFDLASEYLIKAIELDLKEGNLVKVAVRQNELGRIIAAKGDYKLAVDYNMKALNTFRKAGIQSSQSIVYKDLGDIYRKMKQYSLSETNYLAAVNISKEIGSIDNELYAYKGLSELFKITGHFQKSLLYYMKYDSLSTIIFNKENNKQILAFDIKYETEKKEKEIELLKNEAIIKDVKLSRSKIVWISLLVISVLLISIAIILIKRNKLKTEINKILKEKNKQLNILNATKTKFFAIISHDLLNPLSAIHTLTNAIETSFNNIDKDQLLDFIKELNKSSEQTYLLLQNLLAWASLNNGRMKYIPEYVNLNIPANEVISVLQINADEKKISINTDIPDNIVAFIDKLMISTVLRNLVSNAIKFSSEKSLITVFAKVEDKMIIISVKDNGVGMSKKDVSKLFRIDVESNAVGNHPEKGTGLGLILCKELTEKCGGKIWAKSELNKGSEFIFTVPRKKQ; translated from the coding sequence ATGACGGTTATACCGAGAATTATGAGAACTATTTCAAGACAACTATTCTTAATATTATTCGGGTTATTATTTTCTGTATCAATTTATTCACAAAATAAAATTGACAGTTTAAAGAATGTTTTGAATTCTGAAATTTCTGATACCTCTAAAATTAGTACGCTTAAAGCACTTTCAACAGTATTTCTTAAAATAAATAAGGATACAGCAGTTTATTATGCTTTAAAAGCTTATGCTTTAGCTGTAAAGACCAAAGTGATAGATATCGTTGCTTCGGCAGCTTGTAATCTTGCCGATGTTTATTATTACAAAGATGAATTAAATTATGCGATTAATTATTATAAAATTGCTGCAGAATATGAAAAAAAGATTCATGGTGAAATTTCTGACGAATATGCAGCAAGGTTAGGAGATATCGGTTATTGTTTTTTTAAACTCGGGATATATGATATTTCTGTTTCATACTTTGAAAAGTCATTAGAAATTGTTAGAAAAACTAAGAATCTTGATGAAGTATATACAAACATTAACAATATCGGACTGGTATATCATACTTGGGGTGAATATGATAAAGCAATAATTGCTTTATCGGAAGTTCTAGAGTTTGATTTAAAACAAAATAATTATATAAATATTTCTTCTTCGTATAACAATATCGGTAAAATATATGAAACTTGGGGTATATACAAACAAGCCACAGATTATTATACAAAAGCTTTAGATTATTCAAAAAAAACTAATAATTTATCACAAATTGCTGTGCGTTACAGTAATCTCGGAATGGTTTCCTTCAAACTTGGGAACTTCGACTTGGCATCGGAGTATTTAATCAAAGCAATTGAATTAGACCTTAAAGAGGGAAACCTTGTAAAAGTTGCTGTTCGACAAAACGAGTTGGGAAGAATTATAGCAGCAAAGGGAGATTATAAACTTGCTGTTGATTATAATATGAAAGCTCTGAACACCTTTAGAAAAGCAGGCATACAAAGCTCACAATCAATAGTTTATAAAGACCTGGGGGATATTTATAGAAAAATGAAACAATATTCTTTGTCTGAAACCAATTATCTTGCAGCTGTTAATATTTCAAAAGAAATTGGTTCAATAGATAATGAGCTGTATGCTTATAAAGGGCTGTCAGAATTATTTAAAATTACCGGGCATTTTCAAAAATCATTACTTTACTACATGAAATATGACAGTCTTAGTACGATTATCTTTAATAAAGAAAATAACAAACAAATCTTAGCTTTTGATATAAAATATGAAACCGAGAAAAAAGAAAAAGAAATTGAACTTTTAAAAAATGAAGCCATAATTAAAGATGTTAAACTAAGCAGAAGCAAAATAGTATGGATTTCATTGCTTGTCATTTCTGTTTTACTCATCAGCATTGCTATTATCTTGATTAAAAGAAATAAATTAAAAACTGAGATTAATAAAATTCTGAAGGAAAAAAATAAGCAATTAAATATTTTGAATGCAACGAAAACAAAATTTTTTGCTATTATTTCTCATGATTTATTAAATCCGCTTTCGGCGATTCATACTTTAACAAATGCAATTGAAACCTCTTTTAATAATATTGACAAAGATCAATTACTTGACTTTATAAAAGAACTAAATAAATCATCGGAACAGACCTATTTATTGCTTCAAAATTTATTGGCTTGGGCATCTTTAAATAACGGAAGGATGAAATATATACCTGAATATGTTAATTTAAATATTCCGGCAAATGAAGTGATCTCAGTTTTACAAATAAATGCAGATGAAAAAAAGATAAGTATTAATACTGATATTCCTGACAATATAGTTGCTTTTATAGATAAGTTAATGATATCAACAGTATTACGAAATTTAGTTTCAAATGCAATTAAGTTTTCTTCCGAAAAATCATTGATAACTGTTTTTGCTAAAGTAGAAGATAAAATGATAATAATTAGTGTTAAAGATAACGGGGTCGGAATGAGCAAAAAAGATGTTTCGAAATTATTCCGAATTGATGTTGAGAGTAATGCTGTCGGCAATCATCCGGAAAAAGGAACCGGTCTTGGTTTAATTTTATGTAAAGAACTGACAGAAAAATGCGGAGGCAAAATTTGGGCAAAAAGTGAACTTAATAAAGGTAGCGAATTTATATTTACAGTTCCGAGAAAAAAACAGTAA
- a CDS encoding response regulator transcription factor, giving the protein MNKIKVFIVDDHKIVRNGLFAMLIANKEIEVIGEAGNGEELFKSLNNNIPDVILLDISMPGISGVEISKILSDKYPQIQILIISMNTDERTILSALKVGIKGFLPKDTSKEELIKAIISVNIGNEYFGTEISQIIYKNYIESINPGSKQNKLEITEREIEVIRYISDGLSYKEIGTKMFISPRTVETHRNNILSKLKLRTNIDLVKYAVKNEIINL; this is encoded by the coding sequence ATGAACAAAATCAAAGTTTTTATTGTTGATGACCATAAAATAGTTCGCAATGGACTCTTTGCTATGCTTATTGCTAATAAAGAAATCGAAGTTATCGGTGAAGCCGGAAACGGAGAGGAACTTTTTAAAAGTCTAAATAATAATATTCCCGATGTTATTTTGCTGGATATATCAATGCCGGGGATTTCAGGTGTTGAAATCAGTAAAATCCTCTCAGATAAATATCCCCAAATTCAAATACTGATTATTTCAATGAATACAGATGAAAGAACTATTTTATCTGCTTTAAAAGTCGGCATTAAAGGTTTTTTGCCGAAAGATACCTCCAAAGAAGAGTTGATAAAAGCAATTATTTCTGTTAATATCGGTAATGAATACTTCGGAACAGAAATTTCTCAAATTATTTATAAAAACTATATTGAAAGTATAAATCCGGGATCAAAGCAAAATAAGCTTGAAATAACTGAACGAGAAATTGAGGTTATCAGATATATTTCTGACGGATTGTCTTATAAAGAAATCGGAACAAAAATGTTTATCAGTCCCAGAACTGTTGAAACCCACAGAAACAATATCCTTTCCAAATTAAAACTGAGAACCAATATCGATTTGGTTAAATATGCAGTTAAAAACGAAATTATCAACCTTTAA
- a CDS encoding DUF6150 family protein: MPKLFRTDIQSEADVKVFISDIRSEADIVVYETQNEWEATEKQIWCYTNIQSDADKIIFFASGVWDADIVIFKTDIQSDAEIVNSSKTDLL, encoded by the coding sequence ATGCCTAAACTATTTAGAACAGACATTCAATCGGAAGCAGATGTGAAAGTTTTTATCAGTGATATTCGCTCAGAAGCAGATATTGTAGTATATGAAACTCAAAATGAGTGGGAAGCCACAGAAAAACAAATTTGGTGCTATACAAATATTCAAAGTGATGCAGATAAAATCATATTTTTTGCAAGCGGTGTATGGGATGCAGATATTGTAATTTTTAAAACTGATATTCAGTCAGATGCAGAAATAGTTAACAGTTCAAAAACAGATTTACTTTAA
- a CDS encoding DUF1565 domain-containing protein, with translation MKTNKLILLLSVLFIFTFQTAMTSQISVNSLKNKAKSFKTKSNSETNSSSVSNTSSNSTTESKNETVSTNNSGTAKIIYVSKSGSNKNDGTKSSPLKNIDKAVQKAMPGDKIYIAEGIYNGTFGVGYIETDKPLKLYGSWDSDFTGQDIINHPSIFQPDNARGGKGRKALLRFTKEVDGTFIDNIVWDMGERNCYDLKDGFVEGVEGGRIRRSSEPLAGKNSTVEEPCISIRSGTLGGDVCIQNCVFVNGASFGIQAAHKSGLFKVLNNVFVANRMAAVEIFGTCAGSKEKANMVACGDVEIANNTVLFTWSRLKDFGDMGYGIRIMTKLKYNIHHNIIGANIMGGIDNSRFCKDEYVKIDNNIFFGNKGGDLEYYPASNVELKLNVDEFEDLEFESVSNNKSVAPPLSVNQAYLKGFFKASYSETTNYDPNSAENQWARALGMNQQGTMSSKVSMFMNKYPWKETLQLFGMSKEAGAQKP, from the coding sequence ATGAAAACAAACAAATTAATACTGTTATTATCAGTGCTGTTTATATTTACATTTCAAACAGCAATGACATCACAAATTAGTGTAAACAGCTTAAAAAATAAAGCAAAATCATTTAAAACAAAATCAAACTCTGAAACGAATTCGAGCTCTGTTTCAAATACAAGTTCAAACTCTACAACAGAAAGTAAAAATGAAACGGTTTCAACAAATAATTCAGGAACAGCTAAGATAATTTATGTTTCAAAATCCGGGAGTAATAAAAATGACGGAACTAAAAGTTCGCCCTTAAAGAATATCGATAAAGCCGTACAAAAAGCTATGCCCGGAGATAAAATTTATATTGCCGAAGGCATATATAACGGAACCTTCGGTGTCGGATATATTGAAACGGATAAACCATTAAAACTGTACGGAAGTTGGGATTCCGATTTTACCGGACAAGACATTATAAATCATCCGTCAATTTTTCAACCGGATAATGCTCGCGGCGGAAAAGGTCGTAAAGCTCTTTTACGATTTACAAAAGAAGTTGACGGTACATTCATCGACAATATTGTATGGGATATGGGCGAACGAAATTGTTACGATTTAAAAGACGGTTTTGTAGAAGGTGTAGAAGGCGGAAGAATACGCCGGTCATCAGAACCATTAGCCGGAAAAAATAGTACGGTTGAAGAGCCTTGTATTTCAATACGTTCCGGAACATTAGGCGGTGATGTATGCATTCAAAATTGTGTGTTTGTAAACGGAGCAAGTTTCGGAATTCAAGCAGCACATAAAAGCGGATTATTTAAAGTCTTAAATAATGTTTTTGTTGCCAATCGTATGGCAGCTGTCGAAATATTCGGAACTTGTGCCGGAAGTAAGGAGAAAGCAAATATGGTTGCCTGCGGTGATGTTGAAATTGCAAATAATACCGTTCTTTTTACATGGAGTCGGTTAAAAGATTTCGGTGATATGGGCTACGGAATCAGAATTATGACCAAATTGAAATATAACATTCATCATAATATTATAGGAGCTAACATTATGGGCGGAATTGATAATTCAAGGTTTTGCAAAGATGAATATGTGAAAATTGATAATAACATCTTTTTCGGTAATAAAGGCGGTGATTTAGAATATTATCCTGCAAGCAATGTGGAGTTAAAGTTGAATGTTGATGAATTTGAAGATCTTGAATTTGAATCCGTCAGTAATAATAAAAGTGTAGCACCGCCATTGTCTGTAAATCAAGCGTATTTAAAAGGTTTTTTTAAAGCAAGTTACAGTGAAACGACTAACTATGATCCTAATTCAGCCGAAAATCAATGGGCAAGAGCATTGGGCATGAACCAACAAGGCACAATGTCATCAAAAGTATCAATGTTCATGAATAAATATCCTTGGAAAGAAACATTACAATTATTCGGAATGAGCAAAGAAGCAGGTGCTCAGAAACCATAA